From a region of the Gordonia sp. PP30 genome:
- a CDS encoding acyl-CoA dehydrogenase, translating into MMIATSAEQTAVTQALAAWAQSRGTAAAVRSDLDTGEASWRAWWTEIGDLGVFGAAVPDECGGAGGGLGDVAVMLEACGAALVPGPLAPTVAAAFVAARQGSPIAAELIAGTRPVVVPATAVAAGLPLRVTGGGVDLGPVPGWTGDALIAAPLDFGDDRPRWWLIDAPATSVAVTEMPGPLDGTAVPRRIRIDGVDDARLTELADGELFFAVLTLGVVAYQAGVARHVLDTAVDYAKVRTQFGAPIGSFQAVKHLAADMLCRSEQLGAAAWDLAAALDDLVRPGADAARREQVRFSRLAAAVLTADLAPATAKDAIQILGGIGFTFEHDAHLSLRSALAARMLLGQGSVQRAELAALARDGLRREFTLDLAAAEARRLEIAATAETIAAAPEDRRRVELARTGFLVPHWRPPYGLGADPALQLLIDAELDRVGVTRPDLVIAGWALPTILEHGTDEQRERFVGPTLAGEIRWCQLFSEPEAGSDLASLRTRAERVDGGWLLSGQKVWTSEAHFSQWAVCLARTDHDVAKHKGISYFLVDMSSPGIEIRPLRELTGRAMFNEVFLDGVFVPDALVVGAPGEGWRLARTTLANERVAMGGAGLGKEVDALLRQIDGCELPPDVLGELGRIVADAHIGRALDARAVVQRLSGTDPGAISSVRKLIGVVHRQSVPEFATDLLGVDALAATRATELLLLNRCLSIAGGTTQILKNAAAERILGLPR; encoded by the coding sequence GTGATGATCGCCACCTCGGCCGAGCAGACGGCCGTGACCCAGGCGTTGGCGGCGTGGGCGCAATCGCGCGGCACCGCCGCGGCGGTGCGGTCCGATCTCGACACCGGCGAGGCATCGTGGCGCGCGTGGTGGACCGAGATCGGCGACCTCGGCGTGTTCGGGGCGGCGGTCCCCGACGAGTGCGGGGGAGCGGGCGGCGGCCTCGGTGACGTCGCGGTGATGCTCGAGGCGTGCGGGGCCGCGCTGGTGCCGGGACCCCTGGCGCCGACCGTCGCCGCGGCCTTCGTCGCCGCCCGGCAGGGCTCCCCGATCGCCGCGGAACTGATCGCCGGGACCCGGCCGGTCGTGGTCCCGGCGACGGCGGTCGCGGCGGGCCTGCCGCTGCGGGTGACGGGTGGCGGCGTGGACCTCGGGCCGGTGCCGGGCTGGACCGGCGACGCGCTGATCGCCGCACCGCTGGACTTCGGGGACGACCGGCCGCGCTGGTGGCTGATCGACGCGCCGGCGACGTCCGTGGCGGTCACCGAGATGCCGGGGCCGCTCGACGGCACCGCCGTGCCACGGCGCATCCGGATCGACGGCGTCGACGACGCGCGGCTGACCGAACTGGCGGACGGTGAACTGTTCTTCGCGGTGCTGACTCTCGGGGTCGTCGCCTATCAGGCGGGCGTCGCACGACATGTGCTGGATACGGCGGTCGACTACGCCAAGGTCCGCACTCAGTTCGGTGCGCCGATCGGCTCGTTCCAGGCGGTGAAGCACCTCGCGGCCGACATGCTGTGCCGCAGCGAGCAGCTCGGTGCCGCGGCGTGGGATCTCGCGGCCGCACTCGACGACCTGGTGCGCCCGGGCGCCGACGCGGCCCGGCGGGAACAGGTCCGGTTCAGCCGGCTGGCCGCCGCGGTCCTGACCGCCGACCTGGCCCCGGCGACCGCGAAAGACGCGATCCAGATCCTCGGCGGCATCGGTTTCACCTTCGAGCACGACGCTCACCTGTCGCTGCGCTCGGCCCTGGCCGCGCGGATGCTGCTCGGACAGGGGTCGGTGCAGCGCGCCGAGCTGGCCGCTCTCGCCCGGGACGGCCTCCGCCGGGAGTTCACGCTCGATCTGGCGGCGGCGGAGGCGCGACGGCTGGAGATCGCGGCGACGGCCGAGACGATCGCCGCCGCGCCCGAGGATCGCCGGCGCGTGGAACTCGCGCGCACCGGGTTCCTGGTGCCGCACTGGCGGCCGCCGTACGGGCTGGGTGCCGATCCCGCGCTGCAACTGCTGATCGACGCCGAACTGGATCGTGTCGGGGTGACCCGGCCCGATCTGGTGATCGCGGGCTGGGCGCTGCCGACGATCCTGGAACACGGCACCGACGAGCAGCGTGAGCGCTTCGTCGGACCGACGCTGGCCGGTGAGATCCGGTGGTGTCAGCTGTTCTCCGAGCCCGAGGCCGGTTCGGACCTGGCGTCGCTGCGCACCCGCGCCGAGCGGGTCGACGGCGGCTGGCTGCTGTCCGGCCAGAAGGTGTGGACCTCGGAAGCGCATTTCTCCCAGTGGGCGGTGTGCCTGGCGCGTACTGATCACGACGTCGCGAAGCACAAGGGCATCAGCTACTTCCTGGTCGATATGAGCAGTCCGGGCATCGAGATCCGGCCGCTGCGCGAATTGACCGGCCGGGCGATGTTCAACGAGGTCTTCCTGGACGGGGTGTTCGTGCCCGACGCGCTGGTGGTCGGCGCGCCCGGCGAGGGCTGGCGGCTGGCGCGCACGACGCTCGCCAATGAGCGCGTGGCGATGGGCGGGGCCGGTCTCGGCAAGGAGGTCGACGCGTTGCTGCGGCAGATCGACGGGTGCGAGCTGCCGCCGGACGTGCTGGGCGAGTTGGGGCGGATCGTCGCCGATGCGCACATCGGGCGGGCGCTCGATGCCCGCGCCGTGGTGCAACGACTCTCCGGGACCGATCCGGGGGCGATCTCCAGCGTCCGGAAGCTGATCGGTGTGGTCCATCGCCAGTCGGTGCCGGAATTCGCCACCGACCTGCTCGGGGTCGACGCCCTCGCCGCCACCCGGGCCACCGAGTTGCTGCTCCTCAACCGCTGTCTGTCGATCGCGGGCGGCACCACGCAGATCCTCAAGAACGCCGCGGCCGAGCGGATCCTCGGGCTGCCACGATGA
- a CDS encoding acyl-CoA dehydrogenase family protein, whose amino-acid sequence MDFTLDEAGAAVAEAADEVVNRLSPDWTAAFDADGFDRAAWAALTGAGLTVLGLPVTAGGDGLALDALAPLAVRAGRGAVVTPLIATLTGTAALAHDDEAARRWAPVVTGGGWFAVALGERNPAPGAPSRLALDAAGRLSGTAVGVQFAEGAGALLVQIAGGAAVVDPSAPGVLLTRTPSSTGAAEFAVTFDGAQPAAVLDGAPLGDVYRALCAAYADGLLAGAMERTAAHVSERQQFGKPIAAFQAVGQQLADVYVVSRTLHLIATSAAWRLAAGRNADEDLATASYWLAAELPAALRTMTHLHGGIGVDRSYPLHRYFSLAKDLARLAGGPTAALDALADVTVKEAACSPN is encoded by the coding sequence GTGGACTTCACCCTCGATGAGGCGGGAGCGGCGGTCGCCGAGGCGGCCGACGAGGTGGTGAACAGGCTGAGTCCGGACTGGACGGCTGCCTTCGACGCCGACGGCTTCGACCGGGCCGCCTGGGCGGCGCTGACCGGCGCCGGGCTCACCGTGCTGGGCCTGCCCGTGACCGCCGGTGGCGACGGGCTCGCTCTCGATGCGCTGGCGCCGCTCGCGGTGCGGGCCGGCCGCGGGGCCGTCGTCACCCCGTTGATCGCCACGCTCACCGGCACCGCCGCGCTGGCGCACGACGACGAGGCCGCGCGTCGCTGGGCGCCGGTCGTGACCGGCGGCGGCTGGTTCGCGGTGGCACTCGGTGAGCGCAACCCGGCTCCCGGTGCGCCGTCGCGCCTCGCGCTCGACGCCGCCGGACGGCTGTCCGGGACCGCGGTGGGCGTCCAATTCGCCGAGGGCGCCGGTGCGCTGCTGGTCCAGATCGCCGGCGGCGCCGCCGTCGTCGATCCGTCCGCGCCAGGCGTGCTCCTGACGCGCACGCCGTCGTCCACCGGGGCCGCGGAGTTCGCGGTCACCTTCGACGGTGCGCAGCCGGCCGCCGTGCTCGACGGTGCGCCGCTCGGCGACGTGTATCGCGCGCTGTGCGCGGCCTACGCCGACGGACTGCTGGCCGGGGCGATGGAGCGCACCGCCGCGCACGTGAGCGAGCGGCAGCAGTTCGGGAAGCCGATCGCGGCGTTCCAGGCGGTCGGGCAGCAACTCGCCGACGTCTACGTCGTCTCGCGGACACTGCACCTGATCGCCACCTCGGCGGCCTGGCGGCTGGCCGCCGGGCGCAATGCCGACGAGGATCTGGCCACCGCGTCGTACTGGCTGGCCGCCGAACTGCCCGCGGCGCTGCGCACCATGACGCACCTGCACGGCGGGATCGGCGTCGACCGCAGCTACCCGCTGCACCGGTACTTCTCGCTGGCCAAGGACCTGGCACGACTCGCAGGCGGCCCGACGGCCGCACTCGATGCGCTCGCTGACGTCACCGTGAAGGAGGCGGCGTGTTCCCCGAACTGA
- a CDS encoding acyl-CoA dehydrogenase family protein, producing the protein MFPELTPEQRHLRAELRDYFAGLISPEDEAELRTQRHGAAYRGIVKQLGADGRLGVGWPEAYGGKGFGEIEQQIFTDEAVRADVPLPSVTLQTVGPTLQRFGTPEQKERFLSGILAGDVHFAIGYTEPAAGTDLASLTTRAVLDADRGEYVVNGQKVFTTGGHDADFIWLAVRTDPDAPKHRGISILIVDTTDPGFSWTPIITADGAHHVNATYYQDVRVPVAMRVGAEGDGWKLITTQLNHERVMLGPAGRIGGLADRLRAWATGATYDGRPVICQQEVRRTVARIGAYQRLNELLNWQVASSGEISMADAAATKVFATERLQAIYRMIDDVLAGYGDLTDPATAAFAEWLDIQAKRNVVITFGGGVNEVMRDMIATAGLGLPRSKR; encoded by the coding sequence GTGTTCCCCGAACTGACCCCGGAACAGCGGCACCTGCGCGCCGAACTGCGGGACTACTTCGCCGGCCTCATCTCGCCGGAGGACGAGGCCGAACTGCGGACGCAGCGGCACGGTGCCGCCTACCGCGGCATCGTCAAGCAACTCGGCGCGGACGGCCGTCTCGGCGTCGGCTGGCCGGAGGCGTACGGCGGCAAGGGATTCGGCGAGATCGAGCAGCAGATATTCACCGACGAAGCGGTGCGCGCGGATGTCCCGCTGCCGTCGGTGACCCTGCAGACGGTGGGTCCGACGCTGCAACGGTTCGGGACACCCGAGCAGAAGGAACGTTTTCTGTCCGGCATCCTGGCCGGTGACGTGCACTTCGCGATCGGCTACACCGAGCCGGCGGCCGGCACCGATCTGGCCTCGCTCACCACCCGCGCCGTGCTCGACGCCGACCGCGGCGAGTACGTGGTGAACGGCCAGAAGGTCTTCACCACCGGTGGGCACGACGCGGACTTCATCTGGCTCGCGGTCCGGACCGATCCCGACGCCCCGAAGCACCGGGGTATCTCGATCCTGATCGTCGACACCACCGATCCGGGGTTCTCCTGGACCCCGATCATCACCGCCGACGGCGCCCACCACGTCAACGCCACCTACTACCAGGACGTGCGGGTACCGGTCGCGATGCGGGTCGGCGCGGAGGGCGACGGCTGGAAGCTCATCACCACCCAGCTCAACCACGAGCGCGTGATGCTCGGTCCGGCCGGTCGTATCGGTGGCCTCGCCGACCGTCTGCGGGCCTGGGCCACCGGCGCCACCTACGACGGACGGCCGGTGATCTGCCAGCAGGAGGTGCGCCGGACGGTCGCCCGGATCGGCGCCTACCAGCGACTCAACGAACTGCTCAACTGGCAGGTCGCGAGCTCGGGGGAGATCTCGATGGCCGACGCCGCGGCCACCAAGGTGTTCGCCACCGAGCGGCTGCAAGCGATCTACCGAATGATCGACGACGTCCTCGCCGGTTACGGCGACCTGACCGATCCGGCCACCGCCGCGTTCGCCGAATGGCTTGACATCCAGGCGAAACGGAACGTGGTGATCACCTTCGGCGGCGGCGTCAACGAGGTGATGCGCGACATGATCGCGACGGCCGGGCTCGGGTTGCCGAGGAGCAAGCGATGA
- a CDS encoding OB-fold domain-containing protein: MTGFDGARPAGFDGAQPAEIEAAAREIMTAGPSAPIGGRDPINRPMIHNWVEAMGDANPVYVDDDAARAAGHPGVVAPPAMAQVWTMRGLHGVRADDDPLGRATELFDAAGYTSVVATNCDTVYHRYMRPGEEVTLSAELIDVAGPKQTALGEGWFFTTRNTWRVGDETVAEMNFRILKFRPAARPTPVEPLDSAQEQPFDSAQEPPFDSAQEPPRRDLAPEQLRDRTDLDPSAMIRPTVSRDTAFFWDGVAAHELRIQRQGDGTLRHPPIPATWKPRGDDGEFPPTDYAVASGRGTVYSFVVHHAPKVPGRSLPFVVALVELEEGVRMLGELRGVDPADVQIGMDVEVEFLDFDDWTLYAWRAR; encoded by the coding sequence ATGACCGGCTTCGACGGTGCTCGGCCGGCGGGGTTCGACGGTGCTCAGCCGGCGGAGATCGAAGCCGCCGCCCGCGAGATCATGACGGCCGGGCCGAGCGCGCCGATCGGCGGCCGCGATCCGATCAACCGGCCGATGATCCACAACTGGGTCGAAGCGATGGGCGACGCCAATCCGGTCTACGTCGACGACGACGCGGCCCGCGCCGCCGGGCATCCCGGCGTCGTCGCCCCGCCCGCCATGGCGCAGGTGTGGACCATGCGCGGTCTGCACGGCGTGCGCGCCGACGACGATCCGCTCGGCCGCGCGACGGAACTGTTCGACGCGGCCGGCTACACGTCGGTGGTGGCCACCAACTGCGACACCGTCTACCACCGCTACATGCGACCCGGCGAGGAGGTGACGCTCTCCGCGGAGCTCATCGACGTCGCCGGCCCCAAGCAGACCGCGCTCGGCGAGGGCTGGTTCTTCACCACCCGCAACACCTGGCGGGTCGGCGACGAGACGGTGGCCGAGATGAACTTCCGCATCCTCAAATTCCGGCCCGCCGCGCGGCCTACGCCGGTCGAGCCCCTCGACTCCGCTCAGGAACAACCCTTCGACTCCGCTCAGGAACCACCCTTCGACTCCGCTCAGGAACCACCTCGTCGAGACCTTGCGCCGGAACAGCTTCGGGACCGCACCGACCTGGACCCGTCGGCGATGATCCGCCCCACCGTCTCCCGCGACACCGCCTTCTTCTGGGACGGCGTCGCCGCCCACGAGCTGCGCATCCAGCGGCAGGGCGACGGCACCCTCCGCCATCCACCGATCCCGGCCACCTGGAAGCCCCGCGGCGACGACGGCGAGTTCCCGCCCACCGACTACGCGGTGGCCTCCGGGCGGGGGACCGTGTACAGCTTCGTCGTACATCACGCGCCGAAGGTGCCCGGCAGGTCGCTGCCGTTCGTGGTCGCGCTGGTGGAACTCGAGGAAGGGGTGCGGATGCTCGGCGAACTGCGCGGCGTGGATCCCGCCGATGTCCAGATCGGCATGGACGTCGAGGTGGAATTCCTCGACTTCGACGACTGGACCCTCTACGCCTGGCGGGCACGATGA
- a CDS encoding MaoC family dehydratase — MIRVGDTLPPLTIEATPTFVVATALATRDFQDVHHDRDLAQAKGSQDIFVNILTDTGLVERFVTDWAGPRARIASITLKLGVPWYAHDTLTFTGEVVTLRQAQGAGGEAQGAGAEAECGDTVEVAVTGTNPLGKHVISTVTFTLEEQ; from the coding sequence ATGATCCGCGTCGGCGACACCCTGCCGCCCCTGACGATCGAGGCGACCCCGACCTTCGTGGTCGCGACGGCGCTGGCCACCCGCGACTTCCAGGACGTCCATCACGACCGGGACCTCGCGCAGGCGAAGGGCTCCCAGGACATCTTCGTCAACATCCTCACCGACACCGGGCTGGTGGAGCGGTTCGTCACCGACTGGGCCGGTCCCCGCGCCCGCATCGCGTCGATCACGCTGAAACTCGGCGTGCCCTGGTACGCGCACGACACGCTCACCTTCACCGGTGAGGTGGTCACCCTTCGACAAGCTCAGGGGGCGGGCGGGGAGGCTCAGGGGGCGGGTGCGGAGGCGGAGTGCGGAGACACCGTCGAGGTCGCGGTGACCGGCACCAACCCGCTCGGCAAGCATGTGATCTCCACGGTCACCTTCACCCTGGAGGAACAGTGA
- a CDS encoding lipid-transfer protein, with amino-acid sequence MTRNLSGQAAIAGIGATDFSKKSGRSELRLAAEAVEAALSDAGLTAAEVDGLVTFTMDTNMEVAVARAVGIGELTYFSRIHYGGGAACSTVQQAAMAVATGVCDVVVAYRAFNERSGNRFGQVNAAVANQENSSGTDNAFSYPHGLSTPAAFVAMVARRYMHEYGATSEDFGRIAVVDRKHAAVNPKAFFYGKPITLADHQASRYIAEPLHLLDCCQESDGGVAIVVVSPERAADLRQRPVSIAAAASGSGRDQFIMTSYYRDELAGLAEMGLVGRQLWAQAGLAPDDVDVAVLYDHFTPYTLMQLEELGFCGRGEAKDFVAEPGALEVGGRLPLNTHGGQLGEAYIHGMNGIAEAVRQLRGDSVNQVDGARSALVTAGTGVPTSGLILTTD; translated from the coding sequence GTGACCCGCAACCTGTCCGGGCAGGCCGCCATCGCCGGGATCGGCGCCACCGACTTCTCCAAGAAGTCCGGGCGCAGTGAACTCCGGCTGGCCGCCGAGGCCGTCGAGGCGGCACTGTCCGACGCCGGCCTGACCGCCGCGGAGGTGGACGGCCTGGTGACCTTCACCATGGACACCAACATGGAGGTGGCCGTCGCGCGGGCCGTCGGCATCGGCGAACTGACCTATTTCTCCCGCATCCACTACGGCGGCGGTGCGGCGTGTTCGACGGTGCAGCAGGCGGCGATGGCCGTCGCGACCGGAGTGTGCGACGTCGTCGTCGCCTACCGGGCCTTCAACGAGCGGTCAGGGAACCGGTTCGGCCAGGTCAACGCGGCCGTCGCGAACCAGGAGAACTCGTCGGGCACCGACAACGCGTTCTCCTATCCGCACGGTCTGTCGACCCCGGCGGCGTTCGTGGCGATGGTCGCGCGGCGCTACATGCACGAGTACGGGGCCACGAGCGAGGACTTCGGGCGCATCGCCGTCGTCGACCGCAAGCACGCCGCGGTGAATCCGAAGGCCTTCTTCTACGGCAAGCCGATCACCTTGGCGGACCATCAGGCCAGTCGGTACATCGCCGAGCCGCTGCACCTGCTGGACTGCTGCCAGGAGTCCGACGGCGGCGTCGCGATCGTCGTCGTCTCGCCGGAACGGGCCGCCGACCTGCGGCAACGTCCGGTCTCGATCGCGGCGGCGGCCTCGGGCAGTGGACGCGATCAGTTCATCATGACCAGCTACTACCGCGACGAACTCGCCGGGCTGGCGGAGATGGGCCTGGTCGGGCGTCAGCTGTGGGCCCAGGCCGGACTCGCACCCGACGACGTCGACGTCGCCGTCCTGTACGACCACTTCACCCCGTACACGCTGATGCAGCTCGAGGAACTCGGCTTCTGCGGCCGCGGGGAGGCGAAGGACTTCGTCGCCGAGCCGGGTGCGCTCGAGGTCGGCGGCCGGCTCCCGCTGAACACCCACGGGGGACAACTCGGCGAGGCCTACATCCACGGCATGAACGGCATCGCCGAGGCCGTCCGCCAGCTGCGCGGCGACTCGGTGAACCAGGTCGACGGAGCACGCTCCGCCCTGGTCACCGCCGGCACCGGCGTCCCCACCTCCGGCCTCATCCTGACCACCGACTGA
- a CDS encoding AMP-binding protein: MKFNLASVFETVADAVPDRVMLTYEGTGYTYAEMDPRINQVAHLLAGNGIGRDDKVALYLKNSVEHVLALLGMLKIGAVPVNVNYRYTAPELEYIFTNSDAAAVFVELPEHQDMLAGLLPSLPDLRVVVVIGEATDALRSAVDADESVTLVDFGDVAEQSTERDFPQRNGEELYLIYTGGTTGYPKGVVWQHDDFFRKPISGGNPYGPARESYEELGREVANFPSLAFLIAAPLMHGAASYSLFTFLSLGGRLILERDFDPESIVANIPRDQTQMILIVGDAMGMPLVEEMEKRAGDVDYSSLFMIASGGAIWSKSVRDRFAAVKPELVLRDNFGASESGNDGEIMIDENGNLKVPPTDRMMVVDEHFERITTPNEVGYIARVGNIPLGYYKDPEKTARTFPTMADGTRISVLGDMGYLDDEANIVFLGRGSQCINTGGEKVYAEEVEAALHGHPAVADALVVPAPDPKYGQRVAAVVQVAEGAAEPTLAELQEFCRTSLAGYKVPRTVVFVEEVRRTPAGKADYRWAKAAAETAPVSV, translated from the coding sequence ATGAAGTTCAACCTCGCTTCCGTCTTCGAGACCGTCGCCGATGCGGTGCCGGACCGGGTGATGCTGACCTACGAGGGGACGGGCTACACCTACGCCGAGATGGACCCGCGAATCAACCAGGTCGCGCACCTGCTGGCCGGTAATGGGATCGGCCGCGACGACAAGGTGGCGCTGTACCTGAAGAACAGCGTCGAGCACGTCCTCGCACTGCTCGGCATGCTGAAGATCGGGGCGGTGCCGGTCAACGTCAACTATCGCTACACCGCGCCCGAGCTGGAGTACATCTTCACCAACTCCGACGCGGCGGCCGTCTTCGTCGAGCTGCCCGAGCACCAGGACATGCTGGCCGGACTGCTGCCGAGCCTGCCCGACCTGCGGGTCGTCGTCGTGATCGGGGAGGCGACCGACGCGCTGCGCTCGGCCGTCGACGCCGACGAGTCGGTCACGCTGGTGGACTTCGGCGACGTCGCCGAGCAGTCGACCGAGCGCGACTTCCCGCAGCGCAACGGTGAGGAGCTGTACCTGATCTACACCGGCGGCACCACCGGCTACCCGAAGGGCGTGGTCTGGCAGCACGACGACTTCTTCCGCAAGCCGATCTCCGGCGGCAACCCGTACGGTCCGGCGCGGGAGAGCTACGAGGAACTGGGCCGCGAGGTGGCGAACTTCCCGTCGCTGGCGTTCCTGATCGCGGCGCCGCTGATGCACGGCGCCGCGTCGTACTCGCTGTTCACCTTCCTGAGCCTGGGCGGGCGGCTGATCCTGGAACGCGACTTCGATCCGGAGTCCATCGTGGCGAACATCCCGCGCGACCAGACGCAGATGATCCTGATCGTCGGCGACGCGATGGGTATGCCGCTGGTCGAGGAGATGGAGAAGCGGGCAGGCGACGTCGACTACTCGTCGCTGTTCATGATCGCCTCCGGCGGTGCCATCTGGAGCAAGAGCGTGCGCGACCGGTTCGCCGCGGTGAAGCCGGAACTCGTGCTGCGCGACAACTTCGGCGCGTCCGAGTCCGGGAACGACGGCGAGATCATGATCGACGAGAACGGCAACCTCAAGGTGCCGCCGACCGACCGGATGATGGTGGTCGACGAGCACTTCGAGCGGATCACCACGCCGAACGAGGTCGGCTACATCGCGCGGGTCGGCAACATTCCGCTCGGCTACTACAAGGACCCGGAGAAGACGGCCCGCACGTTCCCGACGATGGCCGACGGCACCCGGATCTCCGTGCTCGGCGACATGGGCTATCTCGACGACGAGGCCAACATCGTGTTCCTCGGCCGCGGTAGCCAGTGCATCAACACCGGTGGCGAGAAGGTCTACGCCGAGGAGGTGGAGGCCGCGCTGCACGGGCATCCGGCGGTGGCCGACGCTCTCGTCGTCCCGGCCCCCGACCCGAAGTACGGGCAGCGCGTCGCGGCCGTCGTGCAGGTGGCCGAGGGTGCAGCCGAACCGACCCTGGCGGAGTTGCAGGAGTTCTGCCGGACGTCGCTGGCCGGATACAAGGTGCCGCGCACGGTCGTGTTCGTGGAGGAGGTGCGCCGCACCCCGGCGGGCAAGGCGGACTACCGGTGGGCCAAGGCCGCCGCCGAGACGGCCCCGGTTTCGGTGTAG
- a CDS encoding HNH endonuclease signature motif containing protein, whose translation MSDDDVFDARGRVTGLSPAELVAVIDAAEESLADAPLAALSEDGLLDLLESREQARRKGVGVDAAVFVEISDRGACRRAGYNTMHQLLTQGLRIGEGESRRRRVVAASIGRFTAMTGQRLDPKFPVTAAAVADGAIGETHVWVIEEVMDKIPTSVDPDERVKAEAMLADAARRLNPSGVTMVGNRILAHLDPDGTLADDKDRQRQAKFRLSAQDRQLMSAVQARMTPQLRAEFEVVFVQWAAPGMNNPNDPDSPHGAADQPGLDPAVLAAAAERDTRLLGRRQHDALLALLAWANAQFSFAKPDSLRNQIVVTVTDEDLARHAGIAWTTTGTRIPVSDLVTIAADAVPYLAVFSKATGQPLYLGRAHRLASRAQRLAVFARDRGCTAPGCTRPFTQCEMHHMPDWQDGGPTDADHLGGACGTHNRWNGKQPGTWESTVLTDGPDKGRVGWRPAGRAGPWIINPLFHPDKLRTGPDLPAEDRSPPPTVNHRLGETSERAGGLGVEAPRPDMPVAPARADTTGSGVERLLEQHLAA comes from the coding sequence ATGAGTGACGATGACGTGTTCGACGCCCGCGGTCGTGTGACCGGCCTGTCTCCCGCCGAGTTGGTCGCGGTGATCGATGCCGCCGAAGAATCTCTCGCGGACGCGCCGCTGGCTGCGCTGTCCGAGGATGGGTTGCTGGATCTGTTGGAGTCGCGGGAGCAGGCCCGCCGGAAAGGTGTCGGGGTCGACGCAGCCGTGTTCGTGGAGATCTCCGACCGCGGCGCCTGCCGGCGCGCCGGATACAACACCATGCACCAGTTGCTGACGCAGGGCCTGCGTATCGGGGAGGGCGAGTCCCGGAGGCGCCGGGTGGTGGCGGCCTCGATCGGCCGGTTCACGGCGATGACCGGCCAGCGTCTGGATCCGAAGTTCCCGGTGACCGCGGCCGCGGTGGCCGACGGGGCGATCGGTGAGACGCACGTGTGGGTGATCGAAGAAGTGATGGACAAAATCCCCACCTCGGTCGACCCGGATGAGAGGGTGAAGGCTGAGGCCATGCTCGCCGACGCCGCCCGGCGGCTCAATCCGTCCGGAGTGACGATGGTCGGGAACCGGATCCTGGCCCACCTCGATCCCGACGGCACCCTCGCCGACGACAAAGACCGGCAGCGGCAAGCGAAGTTCCGGCTGTCGGCGCAGGACCGGCAGTTGATGTCGGCGGTGCAGGCCCGGATGACGCCGCAGTTGCGGGCGGAGTTCGAGGTCGTGTTCGTCCAGTGGGCCGCTCCCGGCATGAACAACCCGAACGATCCCGACTCCCCGCACGGTGCGGCCGATCAGCCCGGCCTGGACCCGGCCGTTCTGGCCGCCGCTGCCGAGCGTGATACCCGGTTGTTGGGGCGCCGCCAGCATGACGCGTTGCTGGCACTGTTGGCGTGGGCCAACGCCCAGTTCTCCTTCGCCAAGCCCGACAGTCTGCGCAATCAGATCGTGGTCACCGTCACCGATGAGGACCTCGCCCGGCACGCCGGGATCGCCTGGACCACCACCGGCACCCGCATCCCGGTGTCGGATCTGGTGACGATCGCCGCCGACGCCGTCCCCTACCTCGCGGTCTTTTCGAAGGCCACCGGGCAGCCCCTCTACCTCGGCCGCGCCCACCGCCTCGCGTCGCGCGCGCAACGCTTGGCGGTGTTCGCCCGCGACCGGGGCTGTACCGCGCCGGGCTGTACCCGCCCGTTCACCCAGTGCGAGATGCACCACATGCCCGACTGGCAGGACGGCGGTCCCACCGACGCCGATCACCTCGGCGGGGCCTGCGGGACACACAACCGGTGGAACGGCAAACAACCCGGAACCTGGGAATCGACCGTCCTCACCGACGGCCCCGACAAAGGCCGCGTCGGCTGGCGGCCCGCCGGACGCGCCGGGCCGTGGATCATCAACCCCCTGTTCCACCCCGACAAACTCCGCACCGGCCCAGACCTCCCGGCCGAAGACCGCTCCCCACCACCGACCGTGAACCACCGGCTCGGCGAGACCAGCGAGCGGGCCGGAGGGCTTGGCGTCGAGGCTCCTCGCCCCGACATGCCCGTCGCACCCGCACGCGCGGACACCACCGGCTCCGGCGTCGAACGCCTCCTAGAACAGCACCTGGCCGCCTGA